The Manis javanica isolate MJ-LG chromosome 2, MJ_LKY, whole genome shotgun sequence genome contains a region encoding:
- the SH3GL2 gene encoding endophilin-A1 isoform X4: MERKVDVTSRAVMEIMTKTIEYLQPNPASRAKLSMINTMSKIRGQEKGPGYPQAEALLAEAMLKFGRELGDDCNFGPALGEVGEAMRELSEVKDSLDMEVKQNFIDPLQNLHDKDLREIQHHLKKLEGRRLDFDYKKKRQGRIPDEELRQALEKFDESKEVAESSMFNLLEMDIEQVSQLSALVQAQLEYHKQAVQILQQVTVRLEERIRQASSQPRREYQPKPRMSLEFPTGDSTQPNGGLSHTSTPKPAGAPMDQPCCRALYDFEPENEGELGFKEGDIITLTNQIDENWYEGMLHGQSGFFPINYVEILVALPH, translated from the exons ACTAAAACAATTGAATATCTTCAACCCAATCCAG cttccagaGCTAAACTCAGCATGATCAACACTATGTCAAAAATCCGCGGCCAAGAGAAAGGACCAGGCTACCCCCAGGCAGAGGCGCTGCTGGCAGAGGCCATGCTCAAGTTCGGAAGAGAGCTGGGAGATGATTGCAACTTTG GCCCCGCCcttggagaggtgggggaggccaTGCGGGAACTCTCAGAGGTGAAAGACTCTTTGGACATGGAAGTAAAGCAGAACTTCATTGACCCCCTTCAGAATCTTCATGACAAAGATCTAAGGGAAATTCAG CATCATCTAAAGAAGTTGGAGGGTCGACGCCTGGACTTTGATTATAAGAAGAAGCGACAAGGCAGGATTCCCGATGAAGAGCTCCGTCAGGCTCTGGAAAAATTTGATGAGTCTAAAGAAGTTGCTGAGTCAAGCATGTTCAATCTCTTGGAGATGGAT ATTGAACAGGTGAGCCAGCTTTCTGCGCTTGTCCAGGCCCAGCTGGAGTATCATAAGCAGGCAGTCCAGATCCTGCAGCAAGTTACCGTCAGACTGGAAGAAAG aaTAAGACAAGCTTCATCTCAGCCTAGAAGGGAATACCAGCCAAAACCACGAATGAGCCTGGAGTTTCCAACTGGAGATAGTACTCAGCCCAATGGGGGCCTCTCCCATACGTCTACCCCCAAACCTGCAG GTGCCCCGATGGATCAGCCTTGCTGCAGAGCTCTGTACGACTTTGAACCTGAAAATGAAGGGGAGTTGGGTTTTAAAGAGGGTGACATCATCACACTCACTAATCAGATTGATGAGAACTGGTACGAGGGAATGCTTCATGGCCAGTCAGGCTTCTTCCCCATCAATTATGTGGAGATTCTGGTTGCCCTGCCCCATTAG